One Papaver somniferum cultivar HN1 chromosome 10, ASM357369v1, whole genome shotgun sequence genomic window carries:
- the LOC113319556 gene encoding uncharacterized protein LOC113319556, translated as MDTNIQQPDDTSNAINNQNSTRGKEGFVWRREKKSELSKEEKKMEEERTKDNFDSLDDIVNIGFTLAAMAFFGITLTNLRSIDGRDQCDVGPDVVKIILETGGDALMLLSSSAFFAIITKFIAKGFKHKKKDKIKNTVLKFGKCISVGLAATGCILLAIYLGYVFEVKFGKKGCIGLTTRMANGFLSWGVLGGSVVFCSALFDTLMG; from the exons ATGGATACAAATATTCAGCAACCGGACGATACCAGCAATGCTATCAATAATCAAAATTCAACAAGGGGAAAAGAAGGTTTTGTTTGGCGTCGAGAAAAAAAATCGGAATT gagcaaagaagaaaagaagatggAGGAGGAACGCACGAAGGACAACTTCGATAGCTTGGATGACATAGTAAATATTGGATTCACTCTAGCAGCAATGGCGTTTTTTGGTATCACGCTAACCAATTTAAGAAGTATCGACGGGAGGGACCAGTGCGATGTTGGTCCAGATGTGGTCAAGATAATACTCGAGACGGGAGGTGATGCACTCATGCTTCTTTCTTCTTCCGCATTTTTTGCCATCATTACCAAATTTATAGCCAAAGGTTTCAAACacaagaagaaggacaaaatCAAGAACACGGTGCTCAAGTTTGGCAAATGCATTTCTGTTGGACTTGCTGCTACAGGATGTATTCTGTTAGCCATATATTTAGGGTACGTGTTTGAGGTGAAATTTGGAAAGAAAGGTTGTATTGGATTGACAACCAGAATGGCAAATGGGTTTCTGTCGTGGGGAGTTTTAGGCGGTTCTGTAGTGTTCTGCTCAGCCCTATTTGATACTTTGATGGGTTAG